In Aeromicrobium marinum DSM 15272, one genomic interval encodes:
- a CDS encoding NfeD family protein: MIDWINDNTWVVWIAIATVLALAELASLELVLLMFAVAALVAAGASALGAPVWLSFIVFGGVSVLLLMFVRPRFTRRLHDGPTLTVGHHNLVGRTGVVDEPVTDRSGRVTIDGQLWTARRSVVSTPLDVGTEVTVVSIEGATAIVAGKDA; the protein is encoded by the coding sequence ATGATCGACTGGATCAACGACAACACCTGGGTGGTGTGGATCGCGATCGCGACGGTCCTGGCGCTGGCCGAGCTGGCCAGCCTCGAGCTGGTCCTGCTGATGTTCGCGGTCGCTGCGCTGGTCGCGGCCGGGGCATCCGCCCTTGGTGCCCCGGTCTGGCTGTCGTTCATCGTCTTCGGCGGCGTGTCCGTGCTGCTGCTGATGTTCGTGCGGCCCCGGTTCACCCGTCGTCTGCACGACGGACCCACGCTTACGGTGGGTCACCACAACCTCGTCGGGCGCACCGGCGTGGTCGACGAGCCCGTGACGGACCGATCCGGCCGGGTCACCATCGACGGCCAGCTCTGGACGGCTCGCCGGTCGGTCGTGTCGACACCCCTGGACGTCGGGACCGAGGTCACCGTCGTCTCCATCGAAGGGGCCACCGCCATCGTGGCCGGAAAGGACGCCTGA